DNA sequence from the Bacteroidales bacterium genome:
AAGACTGGATAAAGAACATAGAATTGTGTATAAAGTTAATGATGATGAAGTAATTATTATTTCCTGCAGATTTCATTATGATTAATAATTTTTAATTAAGTATTTATATCAAACTCTTGTTTTTTTCGAATTATTACCCTCAACAATAATCACAATTTCGCCTTTTATGTTTTTGTCTTTATAAAATAAAACAACTTCTTCAATAGTTCCACGAATTGTTTCCTCATATATTTTTGTAAGTTCTCTTGAGACCGAAATATTACGATTTTTTCCAAAATATTCTGAAAACTGTATCAAGGTTTTTAATAGTCTGAACGGAGATTCATAAAATATCATTGTACGTTTTTCTAATGCTAATTCTTTTAAACGTTTTTGCCTGCCTTTTTTATGAGGTAAAAATCCTTCAAAACAGAACTTATCATTTGGTATTCCCGAATTTATAAGGGCAGGAATAAACGCAACCGGACCAGGTAAACATTCAACCTCAAT
Encoded proteins:
- the rsmI gene encoding 16S rRNA (cytidine(1402)-2'-O)-methyltransferase, coding for MSKLYIVPTPIGNLEDITLRAIKILKEVDCILSEDTRKTSFLLKHFEINKKLESHHKYNEHKHIEKIIERIKNGETIALVSDAGTPGISDPGYLIVKNCIENNIEVECLPGPVAFIPALINSGIPNDKFCFEGFLPHKKGRQKRLKELALEKRTMIFYESPFRLLKTLIQFSEYFGKNRNISVSRELTKIYEETIRGTIEEVVLFYKDKNIKGEIVIIVEGNNSKKTRV